AGATGGGTTGGTTTGTGTCGGTCTATGTATGACGCTTAGTTCTAGTGGAGGTTAACCAATTAATGCCTGACAAAATACGTAGGAGCTTGGTTCTGTATAGGGCCGATTGTTGATACCTGGCAGCAGAGAACCGAAGCCTTTACTTACATACATAGCCCTGCCTGAGTAATGTAAATGTTTATTAGCCAAATTCAGGTTGTCATTTCGAATAAATTTGGTAGACTTCTAGGTCTTCCATCGACCAAAGCTTGTCATAAACACGACACAGGAAAGGATATCATAGATAGTCGATAACATTCCATTTCTCGTCTATCTCTATTATCGTCGTCCATCGTATAGTCTTGTCTGAACTGGAGGACGTCGTCTAACTCGCTTTGAACAAATATCAAAGCCGTATTCAATCCTCCTCTTGCTTCTCGGCACACTTGTAAACATGTACTCAATCCAGGGCCATGTCTGTCTGCACAATACAATGCATTACCAACGGCAACCCTAACGCCGTTCCCATGCTTTCCACGTGCAGCATTACCCAACTAAATGTCCCTTTTCATCTCAACCCGCTCATCGTCGAGATACGTTCAACGTTGTCTCGATGTTATCGACCAATCCAAGACAAAAAACTAGGACAGCGTCAAATAGCTAATCCAGCCAGCGTCAAAACTGGCGTTCAGGGGGGGTATAAAGCGTTTTCCGGTTGCAAAGACAAAGTCCGGAGTCTCAGAAATGAAGTGAAAGGTAATTACGAAAAGTCATCAGGTCGTCCGGGTCTGGCCATGTCGTCGGCTGCTTGAGCCAACTCCTTGGCCTCACGCGCCAGCCCAAACGCGATGGGTGGCAGCGTTTGTACCCACATACGCCATTCGTGAGAGTTGGTATCCATGCCAATGTTGGCCATATCCTGGCCTTGGTCAGCAGCCTCTAGTAGTCGTGCTCTGCAGTTTGCCAACGAGGCTGCCATTTCGCCTATGCCGTAGGCTTGTGTTTCTGAAATGATATTGCTAACAACGGTATTGATAGAGCCAATCTCGCCAGTAATCTGTCGCATCTCAGCATCACCCCGGATGGTGTTCACAAGCTGCTGGATGTCGGTTGAAAGGAGGGCATTCTGATCCTCAAGGTAGAGCTGAATAGTTTTGGTTAGTGATGTTAATAATCTAGTGTCGAAGGGTAACTAACTTTAAGGTCTTCGGCGGCTCGGGGATCCAGTTGACGCGATCCTTGCCCATTGGCTTGATTGTTCGCATTGGAGTGCCCGAGCCCGATCGGCACCGCGCTTGCTTTGGACATGGGCCTTCCAGAATATGGCTCTGCGGATTGGCGAGGTGAGCCCAAAGGACTGTATGCCGAAGAATCAATACTTCCCCGCATaccaccaagaccctgaaagggcggtggaggagggagtCCGCCTTGAGTAGTCGAGGGATGCTCGGTAGCTACAGGAGAAAAGAGTCCACTTGAATCCGCAGGAGTTACAGTTCCGTCGTCATCGTCCAATTCTTCAGCGGGAGTTGTCCGGATTttgacgaggccaagaagttccACGATGGCCGCTGCCAAATGTGAGGCTGCCGTATCGAGCAGTGAGACTGGGGACATTCCAGCACTGTGGGCAAAGTTCTTGGAGGCtgtgatgaggttgtttgcGGTAGAAGATACCTTGGACCTGATCTTGGCCTGTTGCTGTGCGAAATCTTCATCGTTGTTCTGTGGGACCTCGATGTCCTTGGTAATGCGGCGGACGCTGACAACAACCTGCTTCATTGCGTCGATAACCTTTTCTGGGTCTTCGGTTCGTGCTTTCTGCAAGAGTTCGTCAATCGCGATTTGAAACTTGGTGACGTGAACATCTTTGACCAGTCCACGGTCATCCATGAATCCCTTTTCCCGGACATGCTTTGCTGCATCATGTTCAATTCCAGGACCAGCGGAAGATGCGCGCATGTGTCGCAATTGCGTTTTTGCGCCCGCATATCGATTCTTCCACTCATGGACCTCTCGCTCGAGTCTCTCAATTGTCTGTTCCAGCTCTGCGTGTCGTTCATGTGTTGAGCCACTCTGTTGGGAAAGTTGGCGCATCTCGAGCAAGAATTCTTGCGCCTCTTTGCGAACCTCTTCTGTGACCTGCTGTTGTTCCCGGAGTTCCTGTCGAAGCTCATCATTTTCCCGCTGAAGGTCTGAATCCGATGCAGCGGGCCCAGTGCTGCGTGCTGATTCATGTGCTGCGGCCACGTCGTCCCTAAGCCTTTGAATCTCAATATCGTAATCCCCTCGTACGCGCTGCAATTCTTGCTTCATTGAGTCGTTCAAGTTTTGCGCCTCAGCTAGTTTGTTCTCAAGGTTGAGTCTGAGGTCATTCCATTCCTGTTTCTCCTGGTTGGTGGTCGCAGATCGAGAACGTTCCTGATCCAACGCGCTGTTCATCTcgtcctccttcttcctcatggcATCCTCCATACTGTCCAGTTTCTCACGTAATTCTCGTACCTGATTTTGATAGTcttcgatgagcttcttATCGGCCTGCGAAGTGTTAGGAGTCTTGTTCATCGCTAGATGTTGCAGCACAAACCTCCGAAGTCACACCGCTTCCAGCACTCCGTTTGCTCTCACGGTTCGGGTCTGGTTCTGTAAATCCTTCaccttcgtcatcttcttcgagcaTTATACTTTTGTTCGGCACGATCGTGTTATTCTGATTGAGCTGTTTCAGGGTTGGGCGTCCGTAATCGCCATTCTGGGCACCTGGTGATGCTGGCATACCGTAAGCATCTGTCGGTCCAGGACCTCTCATAGATGGTGCATCAGAGGGTCTCCTCATGCGGCTTTGACCTCGAGGGGGAAAGCTATTACCATTGATTGGAGTACCTGGTCCCCTGATTGACATGGGGCTTCCAGTGCGGGCGAGATCGGCTCCTACAAATCGAGGGAATCTTCGTTCTAACTCGTGATAGACATCGGCGGCCAGGTCTCGGAATCGCGGTGGGCCAAGAGACGATAGCCTTTGGCGAGCCTGGTTTCGCTTGGGGTGAAAGTTCTTCTCGGGCAGCAGAAAGGAAGGAGGACCATTTGGAGCATTCGGGGGAGCCCTGGCAGTGGCCTGTCGTCTTATCAATTCGTCAAACACATCGGTACTCAGCTCGTAGAATTGAACCGAGGAAAGGCGCAAAAGCTTGTCGCGTGCTTTATTGGGCTGCTGCTTGTGATTGGGGTCGCGAGTATTGAGAAAAGCGCGCAGAGCAACATAGTGCTCGCTGAGGACGGACTCGTCGAGATCGCCGCGGACGCTGTTACGACCGCTTTCGCTGCGAGCATAGAGTTGTGTGCCGTTACTCGACCTAGCAATCGAAGCAGGCGGCGAGGGACCTCCAGTGCTTCTAGGGCCAGGCCCAGGCCCGGGACCAGGTCCTGGACCGTTGATGGGAGCGCTGGGGAAACCGTTGATACTCATGGTGCTGTTGGAGCCACCCGAATTCGGGGGCGATGCGAGATTGGAGCGACCGTTGGGATAGGGGCCGTCTTCGGGACCTTGATACTTTGAGACAGAAAACTCGCTACCGCCTAGAGAGATGGGGGACAACGGCGCATTGCGTCCCAGGctgatgctcatgatgcagagaagaaaaaacagAAATATGAAACCGAGATGATGCTGGAGGGAGATGGAACTGGAACAGCACCAGCCGCCTGTCTCATATGGGCGCCACACGGGGACGGGGACGAAATGAATGCAGGCTATCTGTAGCTACCTAACCTAATGGTTGGAATCTTTTTAACCACTGGAAGGACTCCCCCACAACTTTGGCGACCTTTCAGGGGGCGACGGGCGATAGAAGcgccaagcttcagcaggTGGCCGGAAGCGACGAAAAGCGGACGGTTTGGGGTGTGGCTCAATGACAGGAATGAATGATGGAGGTGGTGATGTTCAGATACGGTGAATTGAAAGAAAGGATAAGTAAGAGTCGAAGAAAGCAGGGGAAAGCAAGGTACTGGAAGGTATTTCTTGCCAATCCTTGTCTATTTGCCTCTTCTGATGGAttaggtacctaaggtagttGGATGAAAGAGAGTGAATCAAGGAcaatcaaagaagaaggacaaagaaaGAACGAAAGAATGCACTGCAATGCAGATCAACCAACGATCGACTCAAGTCAATCAACTCCAAGTGAATTCATCAACTGACCCTGACCGACCCCAATTCCATGGATCCAAAAGGGGGTTCAAGTCAAGTTGGTTTTAGACCGGATCGGGCGTGGTGGGAGCTTGGATGAATGGATGTTCAGGGGACAactccaccatcatcaccaaccgGACCTGACCTCACTCAGCTTAACTTGTTCTAGAAAATAGCGTACGTACTGTGCAGCTAAAGCCAAGGTGCCCCAAGTTGTGGGTGTACGTACAATCCGAGGCGACCTAACGAGTGGACATCGGACAGATACAGCCCAGATATAGCACAGTGAGTAAGATCTTTGCGGGAAATGAGTTCTCGGTCTCTGTCTTCTGGGGTGAGCATCCAGAATGTCCGGGTGCCCCGGTCTGGCAATTTATTAAATCGTTCAAGACGGAGTGTTAATTTCTTGAGTCCACCGAGACTACGGAGATAAGGTATTGTTCGGAATTGGTTTATCGAACAATAGTTGATAGTAGTTGGTGCCAACTTTGACCTTCCAGCTTCGTAGGTAGTCTACCACTTTGGCttggttgatatcatcgagaCATCGAATTGGCTTCTCGCATCTGCCGCTCAAGTATAAAAGCACCAGATGGAATGATATGACCCCATGCAAGGGGACGGGCGGGAAATAAGCAGAACAGCCAATCTCGATGCAACCCGGGCTCAAGCCTGGGTACCTTATTCAAGGTCCGATCCACTGAGCACACTGCGCTTTGCTAAAGAGCTCCAGTCAATGCACCCGTCAACCGCCCCAGGGCCCCCCCTGCCCCTGAATCAGCAAAAGCGACTCTTTCTTGCGAGCTCTGATTTGACCAACGACCCTGGTCAGGCGTTCAAAGCTTAGCGGGTTGCCGAGCGAGGCGCTGGGGATAGGCGGGTCTTGGTAAAGTCGGCACGTGCTTGGTGCGCGGCTAGGCAAGGTACTTGTACAGCCACCCGGACCTACAAGCCGGAATAAGTTGATAATGGACAACACTATCAAAGATTCATAAGTAGGATAAGATGTTATAGTTATAAgtggaaagaaaagagcacCAAaaatcttgttgaggatctAGTAGCATTCCCGTATAGTTGATCGATCAGAGGACTGAGAGATTCTGATTTTTGACCATCCAAATTTGGACTACATAGTATTATGAATGTCTTAGACATTACGCCGTACTAAATAGAAGCATAACATACCTAACTTACTAAGTTGGtcagtacggagtacttgaCCTCATTTTTCTACATATCATGTCATTCATGACGTCCTTAAACATTCCAATCCAACGTTCCTCTTCTCCTATTTCTCCCACATCGGAGGCCACGCAACTTGATCCTAGGCTACATAAAACATTCAAGACACCGTTAGGATAAGCTCAGGCAACTTGAGGACAACCTTAGAAAACCCTTGATTAATTATTATCGACCCCTTGATCCAATACCCTCAGCTTTTCTGCCGGTCCTTCATCATTCCTCTCCCCCGGCGCCAAGGAACCTTATCCAGGCCTCCATATCGGACGCGAGTGTGTCTCcaatctcagcatcgatgatACCCTGTTGCCAACTGACATCAACGCACATCTCTTTGCCCTTGACGCTAATCGAGCTGATATGGAACACAGGCGAAGTGAGCTCACAGCTCAGCTGAAACACAGCTCTCTCGATCTTCCAGCCTGAACCTTCAATTACCCCATCCAGTATTCCTAAATTGGATACACCCCAGGCGCCCACTCGgggcttcttgagctgctgcttctttTGAACTCGCCAGTCTTTGATAAAGTTCATTAAGCCTGAGGGGTCATTTTCCATGCCCTTGTCCAGCTTGCTCTGAATATCCTCTCTAGCTTGCACAGCGGCTACCCAGACAAAGTTCTCGAGTTGAGTCATGGCATGCGATTGTGATGGTATTcctttggccttggagcGGATTTCTGTGACTAGATCCTCGCCAAACAGGTGATTGACAAGTGTCATCTGGTTATCCATGGTCGTACTGGGAACATGCCAAGGGTATGCCTCAGAATTGGCGGGGATGAAGCGACGGGTATCCAATGCGCTGATAGCAAACATCGACTTTGCCTCTTGTTTGTGATGCTTCTTGCCCTCATCTAATTGCAGGGCAAGCGATAGCAGCGGCAGGGCATGCAAAAGGCCTGTAATGGTGGTACGATTCGCTCGGCATTTGCTCAGTACCTTCTTCAGCGTTGCATCTTCAATCGAGAACGTTCTGAACTCAGTTTGGTAAGGCTCCTGGCGAACAGGGGCCCAGTTGGCCTGGGTTGGATCGTTTGATACAAGAAATGGAGGCCTCAGTTCTTTCCAGATTGTTGCCAAAGCGAATCCCCACGAAACTGGGATCTTGATAAGTTCCTCTGGAGGAGGGGGGAACCTGTCTGCAGTACTGCTAAGATGAAGTACGCCTCCATCAAAATTGAGTTCATGATCAGTCTTCGGGTCATTGAGGTTGCGTAACAAGGTCTGGTGCAGAATCTTGCCCCCTACACCATCGAAGTTGGTATGGTTCCAGCAAAAGATAACATCCAATGACTGGATACTACCCTCTGGCCATAGTACAGAGGCCCTCCACCCTGGCTTCGTTTCGACATCTGTAAACCAAGTATCGAGCTGGTTTCGAATCTCATGCTTCAAGGAACCCTCATAATCATCCGAAGCTTTGATCTCTTGCCAGCTAATATGCAGACCAAGATCGACAGTTTCCAGCTGAATCCATGAAGGTACAGCTGAGTTCTCGTTTAGGATACCCACTTGGAGCATGGGGTGTTCCGCTACTGTATGTGCCATGGCCCGATGGAAGGCATTTCGGATACTCTCAACTGAGCCGCCAACGAGATGACTTGGGAGACCATAACGGCAGACTACTGCAGTACCACAGCTATGACGCAAAGTGTGCAAGGCTGAGTGGTACAACTCTCTGGTTTATAGTTAGGCTTGGTTCAGCTGATAGGAGTTGAAACAGTCCATACAAGTTGCTCATTGGTCGAATAACGTTTGGCTCTTCTCGTAGTGCCATTTTAACGTATATGCTTCTCAGAGTGCCAGGAAATCGTTGTTACATTCGAACTCTATTTCATTCACGAGTATTACGGCGAttggtctttggctttgttTTATCTGGTTTCCGAAGGATGCGGGCTCCGCGGGTCACCAGGTGAGCTTCCCGCGGATGAGCGAGTAGGATTCAGTTGCATGTATCTAAAGCGGCAAACGAATGCTTATTGGACCTTAGATTAATATTTTTGTCCGCACCTCGATTGACAGTCACAAGTTTTCTTAGCATACTCTCAAAGTCATAAACATCCATTTGCATGCCGCCTTTGCCATACCCTATGGCAAAATTGTGGTAATGGTTACCAGCAGGTGAATCGATGTTCACACCACCAAAAAGCCCCTGAGATAACGATCCACCAAACAAAGCTGTGGCGTTTGTACTAATTTAGATTCCCGTCCTGTTCGTTCCCATTATGCGGCTTCGAATGACAAGTCGAAGTCCATGTCAAATGGTTGCCTCTTAAAACCCCCTGAGCTTATGACAGGGAGTTCCATGCTAACTTAGCTACTGAATGACAGCCATTGACCCATCATGTAAGTTGGTTCACCATGTGGATAGGACCCCTCATGGCATGTTCGTCGTTGGAGATGTACATACTCCGTATGGATTGGCCAATTATGCAGAGTACCAGAGAGTTACACATTATCACATCAGCATCGATACCACGGTCACAAATGCCGCTTCACATGAACTGTACAAGTGGCTGTGTTAAAGTGATCACCAGCGCCGTCTATTTTGTGATCGAGTTTAAAACCCTGTCCGATTTGAACTagatcaatcttgatcaGTCTTCCCTGAAACTTTCACTATTCATGCAGGCTGGAAAATCTTCATATAATTTCGAAGCCGGTTTGTGATCGACACTTCTTATCTGCCTATGAAAGGTATGCGCCTAGTACACTGTGGGGGTTCCCTTAAGCAGCCGTACAGTATCTCCTTGATCGCGAAACTCCTTTGGGGATAGTAACGGAATGGCCGGCAATGAGAGGTTTAGGTGACGAGGCACCGGTGTTATTCATATTCAGCTGCTCATGGGTTTGTGATGATAGTGGTGAAGGGCTGAGCCCTCCTGGGGATAACAAATCTTCACCCTGATTATACTGGGGTTTGGGTATCTACGATCGAAAGCTAGGAACGAAACTCCCCTCACAAGCCACTCAAGTTCATCCTACTATCCATCCCAGAGATAGATCTAAATTTTTGCAAACTTGCGTATACCGCCTATCGAGTTGCTGCTAGAGTTCAGCACTCAAGGCCTTCGTCGCATATAATTGCAGTCGCATCACATGGTGTGTAGTATGATTGTGGTTTTACGTGGATTAGAACCAAGCCACGGTCCAGGTTGCTGGCAGTTTGGGCCATCTTTCCTGCCATGAGGCCAGGATATCAGGCACTCGCTCATCAAAAGAGGCTCTGCTTGAGGCAGAACCATTGTCAAAGGACGAGGCACCGACAGCTTCACGCTCTTCACGAGCAGCCGCGTTGAGGGAGTTTGCGAGATCCAAGATACCCTGCCCACCAATGGCGGCCTCTTCGTGGTTATCCTTAATCTCAACGTTGATGACATGTACGGGTCGGTTGAGCGGTGAACCCCTATTAAGgagatcatcgacaacagcaTCCCAGCATCGCTCTTCACAGGTGATGACAACATCGACTAGACCACCTTCAGTACCTTCGCTGCCACGGTCCTTAGCATGTTGCAAGCGAGGTACACCGActtgccagtcttgccagCGTTCTGGGCCCCATTTGACGCCACGGTTACGGTTTAACATGTTAAGGATGCCGTTGTTCCTATACAGCCGAGCATCCTTGGAttcaagctccttgaacATACTGTCATAAGAAGTTTTGTTAAAGTGATACACATTAGGTTGGGTGATGGTAGGCCCGGGCAGGCGGACGAGAGAACCAGTGCCGAAGGAGATGACAGGGTAGTCAGCCTGAGACAGCCGTAAATGGGCTTCCATGGAGCTTCAAGATGAACATTAGCACAAATGTGTCAGGAGGAGACACGCATCTACGAACCGATTGTTGTTACTTGCACAGACAGTGCAAAACTTGAGTTTGTATCCGCTGTTGCTCTCAGATGAGCCATTCTGGCTCTGGGCCGAAGAGCCACCGTTGGCAACCTCCATATTTTCGAGTTTCTAGCCGGGCGAGAAAACGAGGTCGTTGGCGAGAGGATAGCCGCGTGGCATGCTTTGAAGAGACAAGATAGACTGTGCAGCACTGCGTTAGTGCATTGCATTCAAAGAGAGGCAAGTTACAAGAGAAGTGCAGGTTTATCATCAGATAAAAAAGCGTATAAAGTGTCTTTTCAGCAAAGAAATTCAGACAGCTCCAATATGTTAAACTCATCatgaaagaaaatgaaatCGCGCACGTTGCTACTTACCCGGCTTTGTAAGTCTCAAGTTGTCACACCAATAGCCACTTCATGTCATTGTTGTCCCGTTCCCTTTGGTACGCGATACAATCTGGTTGTTGTTTATtgaaagaagaggttgagttTTGAACTGCTGTGAAGTTGGGAAAGTTAAGCTAGGGCGAGCTGACGCTAGCTTACGGCTAAACTCCGGTATGATCTGATGAGTCAGCAAGGTACAGCTCTGATGCCAACATGTGTAAATGAGCCAATGCACCCGTCTAAAAACATTAGTTCTGGAGTTTATTAGGTATTAAGCATCAAGTTAGGTTACAAAGTCATCACAGTGCCTGTTGGTAACAAAGGATATCACATTAACAGTCACTTGGTCACGTATCGCTCAGGGCAGTACTGTAGCACAATattgctttgccttcttttATACGATGTTGACATTGAGGAGGGTGGAGGGGGTTAGGCTTGGTGGACTCTACAATCAGACAGTTTATATTGATTCCATGTGATTCTTGAAGCGACCAACAGAGAGATCTCCACCAGCGAATTTGATCTGCAATGGCTATTGGCTTTTAAACGCCCGCATAACCTGAAACAAACGACGCTTTGGTGTAGCCAATCAACGAAGACACCAAATTTAGCCCCAGAATAGAAACCTCACCGGTCACCGGCTGGTCCTTTCTTGTCACGTTATACTCTGTATAAAAGAGCTGGACcatgaaagaagaaagctggGGGGGTCTTGAATTGTTGAATTTAACTCTAACTTTGAAATTGTATCAAATAGACTATGTTGACATTTTGAGCCTCATGCCTAGATAGTATGGAAACAGCAGGTGGTTGCTATACTGCACCTCTTCCACCTGTGATAACCCGGCAGACTCAATTACACTACACCAACTTGGCACCAGATCAGAATTGGATCCGTACTGGAGGGGTTTGTGGGCGGGACTCAGAAGTCATCAAAACCTCAGCCGCCCGGGGGAGATCGCGGATCGTGACCCAGGTAAAGAACCTGGAGCGAGATCATTGAAGCACCGTAAACAAGtaattaaataaaaataaaaaacATACATACGCGTGTATACCTGGCAAGAGGATCACTACATGACATGACGACCCTGCTCGTTTTTGCCTTGCTGCCAGCTCGCTACGTAACCAACATCGATCTAGATGCCCCTGCCATCCAACCTTGGGGGTCTAGTTTCATGATCCTGCACACCATGATGATAGTAATTTCCAGAAAGGCTTGAATAAACAGAGAGGATTATTTCATTGCGACAGCAACGATGCAATAACCGGAGATTGCATCCATGGCAACCCGGCCTGATCCATCTGCCAGCTGAGTTTACTTTCCTgtatccatccataccaaGAAGAGATGAACAGGGTCACCCTTCCAGATTGAGGTTCCAACGGCCCGGGTGGGTATACAGGGAGATCCTCGCTCAGAGTTGTCGTACGTCTTGTTGGGTTTACCGTGTtgtgtgtgcgtgtgcgTATGCGCATGCGCATGCAAGACGACGACAGTCATCTTTTCGGGATGAACACGAGGGAGGGCGAGAAAGGATCAAGGCTTCAGAGGGGTTGAAGCAGGGTAGAGGGGTTGAAGACAAGTGCAAATGATTGTGTGGCGCCTTTGGTTGTTACAACCCGACTTTAATTAATCAGATGGGCCGGATGAGATGCGGCTCCTCCAGGGTGGGTTGGGATAAAGGCCTGCACATGCTTTGTCCAAAAgatataggtaggtaagaAAGTTATTAACCTAGAGGTAGGCATAATGAACAGCTAACAGCTAAATGTTAACCATAAACCATTAAAAT
This genomic interval from Fusarium verticillioides 7600 chromosome 1, whole genome shotgun sequence contains the following:
- a CDS encoding RNA polymerase II subunit A domain phosphatase SSU72, encoding MEVANGGSSAQSQNGSSESNSGYKLKFCTVCASNNNRSMEAHLRLSQADYPVISFGTGSLVRLPGPTITQPNVYHFNKTSYDSMFKELESKDARLYRNNGILNMLNRNRGVKWGPERWQDWQVGVPRLQHAKDRGSEGTEGGLVDVVITCEERCWDAVVDDLLNRGSPLNRPVHVINVEIKDNHEEAAIGGQGILDLANSLNAAAREEREAVGASSFDNGSASSRASFDERVPDILASWQERWPKLPATWTVAWF